The window GGACTTCTTCCTCCCCATAGATAAGGAGTGTTGATATATTTTTTTGCAATTTTTAAAAACCATGTTCTAAATGGTAGCATTTCACAAAAAGAAAGTTTTTCTTCAATATTGATAATATTTATTAATTTTCTATTCTTTGGAATAAAACTTCCTAATAATAAGGGCTGTTGAGTATTGGCGATTTTAATATTAGTATATTTTTTATTTGATATTTGAAATTTATTATTAATTTTTGGTATTATTTGGTATTGCTTATTGTCAATCCAACCACAATAGTTATCATGATTAAGAATGATTTTACTCCATTTTTTATCTTGTTGTAATACTTTAAAGGATTCTCCAAAAAGAACTTGATTAATCATTTCTGATTTATCTGATTTATTAACTCGCATGGGTATTATTGGTAAAACACAAATACCTTCTAACATAAGTTTTTTATTATCATTGCAGATGCACCTCCTCCTCCATTACATATTCCAGCTGCTCCAATTTCTTTATTATTTTTTTCTAAAGTATTTAAAAGTGTTACTAAAATTCTAGCTCCAGAACAACCTAAAGGATGTCCAAGAGAAACTGCACCTCCATTTACATTAACCTTGTTGTCATTTATGCCTAAATTTTTAATATTTGCTAATCCAACGACTGAAAATGCTTCATTTAGTTCCCAAAAATCAATTATATCTTTATTTAAATTTGCTTTATTAATTGCTTTTTCTAATGCTTTGGTTGGTGTTGTTGTAAACCATTTTGGTTCTTGTGATGAGTCAGCAAATGAGATGATTTTCGCAATTGGTTTTAAATTTAATTCTTGAGCTTTTTCTTTACTCATTAAAATCAAGGCAGCTGCACCATCGTTAATTGTTGATGCATTACCAGCTGTTATAGTTCCATCTTTTTTAAAAACAGGT is drawn from Flavobacteriales bacterium TMED191 and contains these coding sequences:
- a CDS encoding hydrolase Nlp/P60, translated to MLEGICVLPIIPMRVNKSDKSEMINQVLFGESFKVLQQDKKWSKIILNHDNYCGWIDNKQYQIIPKINNKFQISNKKYTNIKIANTQQPLLLGSFIPKNRKLINIINIEEKLSFCEMLPFRTWFLKIAKKYINTPYLWGGRSPLGIDCSGYTQMVYRFFNYNLPRDAFQQEKEGEKIFNFSKIKLGDLAFFGDKKTSHVGIILSRSKIIHASGKVRIDNLNQKGIYNSETNLYTHKLKSIKRILSN